The following DNA comes from Astatotilapia calliptera chromosome 6, fAstCal1.2, whole genome shotgun sequence.
CTTTGGATCAAAGTCTGCAAACTACACTCTCAATAGGtaaatatctatatatatatatttatgaacTGTGCTACTCACAGGTCCTCCAAGAGGGTGTCTTTGGGCATCAACAGGGAGCAACTGGAAGCATTAAAACAACATAGTAAAGAAATAATCACCAGATGCACAGAAAAGTTCTGAAAAGGTGCAAAACAATGATTGAACTCTTACAACTTCCAGATTGTCAAGTGGGACTCCAGCAGGGATAACCTGGGCCGCctgaaatacagttttaatCATATACACTTAACAGGGACACAATCTTATGAGAAAAGTCAGCCGGGTTGGAGAAAAGCAGTTCAGCTATGAAGACATCAGTGGTGAACAAATCATAACAGACCACCGTGCAGAGTTTGAAAATCTGGCTTTTACtgtggttaatgtgtgtgggtgtCATGATATCCACCAGCTGATCCAAGCTGCTTCTTATTGTACCTGAGGTGGAGCGTAATGGATGTCAAACTCCTCAAATATCTGCAGCTGTAAAGAAGAGAATAAAATTCAGTGTAATGCAGGTCAGTGTAACATGTTCAGACAGTTATTGAATGTTGTTTTACTGATTAAtgctaaagacaaaaacagacacCATAAACGGATAACAATGACCGAAAAACTCCatctgctaaaaaaaacaaaggtgagTATTAAAGCTCTGTAGGTGATATTTCTCTAAAATACTGAAGATGAATGTTGTATGTTAATTGTTacatgtgaaagaaaaagaaagggaaaatagATATTTTGGCAGAAATGTAAGTATTTTTCTTACAGGAGCAGAGATGGCCATCCCAAGGATGCAGGCAGCAAGCACGATAAATTTCATTTTGAAACTTGCTGTGACAGAAAGAGAATTTTGAGTTATTACATTTGGTAGTTTTTAGTGCACgtcttttaaaaaagcattcaaATTTAAAACGTCTTTTGCAGTTTCATGTGATATTAGCAGGATTTACATTACCTTTCTTTCCTGGCTGCACGTGAGCACTGGAGGATTGTTGAAGAGAGGTGTGATTAGAGGAGAGTGAGATCGCCTATTTATTTGCTGAGAGAAACAAAGGGCGAGCAAACTTTTGACAGGTATTGATGGTAAGCCaatcgtttttctttgtatgATCACAAACCTGGCAGCTGCATGTCTGGGAAATCTCTTAATAATTTTTTTGGCTTGAaaagcacatatttcacattccTCTGCAATGTGTCTTATCAGGTGCCTCCTTGCAACAGCTCAAACTCAAAAAGGGCAACAGGGTTATTCGGGAGTAGGAGTTGGAATTCAAAAGAGTGCTTCCTTACTTActcctgtgtgtttttcctaATAGAAAATATGATGCTTTATACCTGATGATGTTTAGAGGATAAATGCTTTACCAACAGCAGTATTTCGAGGCCTGTTAAAACCTACAAATGATCATGTATACTTGTAAAACTGAATGTCTTTTTCAATGAATTGGGTAGAACTTTAAATTTACAACAGTTTTAGGGACATTCACTGCACATTGTATCTGAGCCTGCGTGGATACGTCAGAGGTGTGATGACAATCTATAATCTGGGATAAATATGCTTCAGGATGATGATTAGATAAATACTGTGCACACTCTCTTACATTatggttttaaaatgtatttaattgaaGGTTATGAAAGACAGTAACATGGAAAGACAAAACAGTTCAGGCCCAGCcttatttgttttccttttttatttgacatttatttttatttatttatttttttaagtaaaataataataaatgaaattaaatagcAACGGTTAGTAATATCCTTGAGAAGCTCCACTGAATAGTTGTTAGTACCCATCAataatgcattttgttttctctgtatgttgtGGGTTATCTCCACTGGTGACAACAGTCTCAGACAAGGGTTTCCCGCATGGGCTGAAGCTGGGGTTCAGCAGTTCTTTGGGCAGTGGCAGCATCCGACCCAGCTAAACCTGCAGAGAACCCGCTAGCATTTGGATGTGATCCAGAGCACGGCAGTGCCCTTATCGGTTGAGCTCCAGCAGCTGAGGTCCCCACAGCTGGCTGAACGCCTTGTTGTTCTGGGTGTGTGAGTCCTGCGGCCTGGCTCTCGGGCTGGACAGCTCCCGCAGGCTGGTTTGTAAGCACATTAGGCATGTACACCCCCAATTGGCCCATTGTAGCAGCCATCTGAAACAGTAAACAGAGATAAGATACTGTAAAGAGGCAAGGGAGGGGCAGTGTTAGTGGGATCACTGAGTTCACTAAACAGACTGTTTGAACAagctggaagaagaaaaaaatcttggCTGTGTTACCTGAAGTTCCTCAGAGCTAAGACTGCCAAGAGGTGAGCTCTGGTAAGGAATTACAACATATGTCAAGTGAAATGTTCTCAGAAagaaaattgtgaaattgcaaatAGCATTAATCATCTAAGTCTGCAGAGGGTGTTATATATTTACCATTGGTTGCTGTAGCATGTATACAATCTGGGGATTCTGTGGATGAGAATTCGGTTAGATAATTGtaactcttttttcttttttttgacttaTTCTGCATTATGTATATGCAGAGACACCTGTtgttgcagctgctgctgtggctgctgtATTCCCTGAGTTGCATCTATTGAAGGAGCAACTGCAACTCCTGCAGCATTTTCTGCAGGTAACACTGGACTGTTGGGAAGCTGATTTGCTGGAGTTTGTGGGAGAGCCGATTCCAGAATCATTGGGTAACCATATGGGCTGAACTGATGGAgagaagataaaataaaacaaaacaacacatatCAACAATTTCTGCACCGACACCACAAGTTACAACTCCAATATTAACTCCTTACTCCAAAAGCCAAAATACcaatgtctttattttcataatactgtgTCTTATGAAAGGGTTTCCTGTCTCCAGCAAGCGTGTCTCTTAGCTTACCAGCTGATTCCCATAGTGTGAGGAGAACAGCGGTAAGTATCCATAAGGTgggaaaatctgaaaaaagcagcaatacacatttttaaagggagaaa
Coding sequences within:
- the LOC113023292 gene encoding uncharacterized protein LOC113023292; the encoded protein is MIIITLLLCFTIEVSAVPVNSNVRRPLLLQGRETATQGAQHVVAANQKPESPTPASISPSVQPQAGGLQQPDPQPIPSLQQYPWYPQGGMPMQPLFYGPHQLTLPQQPLIFPPYGYLPLFSSHYGNQLFSPYGYPMILESALPQTPANQLPNSPVLPAENAAGVAVAPSIDATQGIQQPQQQLQQQNPQIVYMLQQPMSSPLGSLSSEELQMAATMGQLGVYMPNVLTNQPAGAVQPESQAAGLTHPEQQGVQPAVGTSAAGAQPIRALPCSGSHPNASGFSAGLAGSDAATAQRTAEPQLQPMRETLV